aagcacgtacacgtgacacgtgcgtagtgacgcgcgtgaatccgtagacataactgcacgctttatgtctacgcgaacgttaacgccacgcaagcggtataccatgtctcatacagttccatacattacaagttacaacgcaatggtacgcgctacgtctacgcttacgcaacgcttacgcagcctgtatgAACGAGCTgttattatgtattctgagcccGTGTTTATCTTTGGTTGTCTAAAGCAACACACAGTGTAGCTGAGTGTTTTGGTGAATGGAAACCACAAGTAAGTATcgagaaatatttattttataatttaatattatatacttcaacataattaaatatttgactttatttttattattatttacagattAAATATCAACAGTTTTGgcaataatgataatattagcTAGATAATATTAAGacacttgtaaaaaaaaacacgttgaaattgatgaaaataaatgcaatattaaatagttttgtacaaaataaaattgaaactaatagtAATGAAGCAATGGATGATAATACTGCTAGCGATTGCTATAGTAAAAGTCAGCATTCAGCAACAGTCAATTTTGATTAATCCAGCAGTCTCATATACGCCATGTATTGGCGACTATGATATTAATGTAAATTATGAACCTGGCTTGCCTCCAGAGGAAGAAAATAAATACATGCTTAGTATAAGCAAAGATTTTCCGTTGCATACGAATATAATAGTAACGTTCGACGCCGATGCAAGCATAACGCTGgtaagcataatatttttatggcacttatttttttttacgtgGCTACTCTTGTTTATGTTATTGATGTTGAAACTATCCCTTTAATTGTAGGATTTAATTTTCTGTACCCAAACGTTTGTGCTGCATGAGGTAGCATTGCATATGAAAAGTATCTTTTATAATATCGTAAATAGAATGATGCTCGCGTGGACTTAGGTCTACAAATCCCATGTGGAATCTAATTTTTCGGTATACAAGGCTCGCGACTTCATAGgcgtggtttttatttttttggaataatcCACTGGAGCTCTTTGTCAAAGTAATAAAGTAGCTTATCTCCTTCCGCGGTTTGCAacttgcaagctatctctgtaccaacttTCGCCAAAAACGAATGGGGCGTGAAAagcgagcagacagacagacacctgactcactttcgcatttataacagtaaaataatatactagTATGATTTGGTTTTCAACACATATAAACATAGGtattaataggtaccttatTAAAGGTACCTAAAGTAGTCTAAGTACACCTAGGTAGGTGTACTTAGACTGTAATTGTTAGAGGTCTAACTGGTAAAGAAGTATATTGACAGTGTATTTCATAACGCACCAAACTGTGACGTAGTAGTTTATGTGGATATGTGTATcatcacatacctacctaagtacaaaGAAAAAAGTTTCAGTGACCAAGCCAGTAAATGAATTTTACCTACGTCAATCATTAGACTAAAATATCTATGTAACAAAATGTGtccacataatattttgttcctTATAAATATTCATAGTATTCATCTTCATATTGGTTTATTTGCTGCATAAACTATTAGTTTTATTGTTGAAAGAAGGGTATAGCTTATCAATTTCGATTAGCAATTCGATTTCTATACAAATGTTTTTGATGTTACCTAaccaaaatatgtatttatgactataagtatctatttatgtaataaatatgtatgtttatgtaaggttattttaatatgtattatatcttatataatataacataatatcttttAAGCTCATCTCATGAATACCGACTgtctttgttgtacctattctactccctttacaacctctcgcactgccaaggatCACTAaaagagatctcttatagaaaTAAGTAAACAATTTTCTtctgtccacttttactttcttttttcttttaattattacaacattctggtacaaataaaaaattaaaacacaaaaatgtcataaattttattttttaaattttcgtttCAGGAGGACAAAAGTTTTGCGAGAGTGTCTCTCAACTTTGTCAATTCATTCACAATACGATTTTTTAAACCACACAATGGAATTACATTTACTGTGAAGGGACTTACACCGTCCATAGTTCCTTATGTAACAAGCCTTGTGATTAATAATGAGGAATATTGCAATAAACCTTGGCCGGTAAGTTCTTCGTCCTAGAATGTTCCTGAATTTCAACCAGAGGTCGCTTACTGTATTGAAACTTCATTTATCAATTAAGCGCGTTGGGCAATTTTGGGAtgagtaaaaacttcaaggtcgcttattttaatagcttttaaattttttttcttaacgCAAACTTAATAGTTTAACCTTAATAGGTTaaatttctagggttccgttcTCAAAAAGAcggggcttagtaatagggagccattggcaccctttggatacggatccctgaaaataaaatatgggcaTATCTTTTTTCAGGGATATTTAGACTCGTACATACAAGGATTTCAAGATACAGCTGAAAGTCCAGATAGGAAACCAAAGGGTAACTGTGGTAGACGTCAAGTAACGCACACCGAGTTGATCGTCAATGGAGCCGCCACCAAGCCAGGAGACTGGCCCTGGCATGTAGCTTTGTATAAAATTGATCATGCCGATATAAAATACATCTGCGGAGGAACACTGGTCTCCAAGAATCATGTACTAACAGGtctgtaattaataataaataagagcCCTTAACTATTagttgctttaactgtgaaggaaaatatcgtgaggaaacctacaagtctaagagtttaaaaaaaagaaaagaatattagccatgctaatcatgagcactttcccctccaattaagcgtaaagcttgtgccaggagtaggtacgacaattatTAGTGCACCCGTTtcaccgccgacctttcagaattcagtccgctcctcaaccgttgagctttcGAGGCTCttcaccataatgttctcaaaggtgttcgAGATCTGCTAATTCGCACTTGGGCAACATGGTGGGCTGTGGCGAaaactgagaggagacccgttctcagtactGACCCGGTGATGACATTGTGTTTCGATGCTCAAATTCTATCAATTTTGGTTAGATGTAAAATGTTATACTAAGCaaacagtttttaacccccgacccaaaaagaggggtgttaattgttataagtttgacgtgtgtatctgtgtatctgtctgtggcatcgtagctcctaaactaatgaaccgattttaatttaattttttgtttgaaaggtggcttgatcgagagtgttcttagctacacatcaatggctataatccaagaaaatcggttcggccgtttgaaagttatcagctcttttctagttactgtaaccttcacttgtcgggggtgttataaatttttaatttacgcttgtagtTATTTGCATCTATGCCTTTCCAATCATTGGTTAATTACTGAAAATCGTGGTTATAGTGAGATCCCAGCCTCGAGGTTTCTATTGTCCTCTATCGTAGAACTTGTATGAATTGGACTCCCTCAGCTATTCAGACCATCTTGTTTATGTAATTAGTTCaagttatttgaataaaaaactgttCTGTTCAATAGTTCACACAGATAGGTAATTTATCCACTGACCTTTGACAAGAACGCCAGCCTTGCTATTGTTGATCTGTGTTTGAAGCAACTGGAGTATAACCAATTTGGCGGAAACTATTTGACTCAAGGTGTCAATTCTGATTACCGGTATGCGCTCGGTGAGGCTGTGCATTAGTGGGGTGTTTGAATCGGCAAAAGAAATAACTGTCGTTTTGTATGGCGTATTTAGCGTACTTAGTTGTATATGTTCATATCTGGGTATTTATCGCTTGAAATTAATAAGCAATCGTTTTATTTACAGCTGCACATTGTGTTACACTAAGAAGTGTACCTGTATTGCCAGAGACTATCAGTGTTGTACTCGGGAAATACAATTTGATTGGGGGAGATACCGAATCCCAAGAAAGAGAAGTAAGTTACTTTGAAAAACTAAACGTGGTAGCATAAATTGATGTGGACTGATGCATTGATGGATTTTTACTTATTCGAACACAAAATGAATATCCAGACCAATTTTGACAATTTTCTAATAACAGTGAACAGTTATTATTAATGATCAATGCATCAAACAAGCgaaaaatctataaaattatTCCATAAATGTTTCAGGTGTACAGTTTGAATATCCATAAGGATTTTAATCACAAGCGTTTAGATAATGACATCGCTCTACTAAAATTGAAATCTGAAGCAGTTTATAATGATTACATACAACCAGCTTGCATATGGTACCCGAAAGCTGTTGACAGACTGTCAAGTTCATCCGATATTTACGGAACAGTGAGTATTATAATAACTACCTAGTTAGAAGATATTTTCAGTAGTGTAGAAAAAACAAAACCACGGGCTTTATTGACGCTAGTTATACCTAAAAAATTAATTGTGTATTGCAAttaatttttaagaattttcaaattaacttCAGAAGTTCtgaaatttttgtttactcTGACAAATATGTTCAAGAGTGTGTTTAAtcatgtaaaaagttataaAACTTTTATGGCACAATAcgcacataatatttttagttatattaAATAACACTTGTCCACACTATTAAAAAATTGATAGCccgctacttttttttaaaggattACCCCGTTTCTTTG
The window above is part of the Maniola jurtina chromosome 5, ilManJurt1.1, whole genome shotgun sequence genome. Proteins encoded here:
- the LOC123865782 gene encoding chymotrypsin-C-like, with product MKQWMIILLAIAIVKVSIQQQSILINPAVSYTPCIGDYDINVNYEPGLPPEEENKYMLSISKDFPLHTNIIVTFDADASITLEDKSFARVSLNFVNSFTIRFFKPHNGITFTVKGLTPSIVPYVTSLVINNEEYCNKPWPGYLDSYIQGFQDTAESPDRKPKGNCGRRQVTHTELIVNGAATKPGDWPWHVALYKIDHADIKYICGGTLVSKNHVLTAAHCVTLRSVPVLPETISVVLGKYNLIGGDTESQEREVYSLNIHKDFNHKRLDNDIALLKLKSEAVYNDYIQPACIWYPKAVDRLSSSSDIYGTIVGWGFENTDALAPQLRQAKMPIVSESTCIKSNPLFYAKLLTDNKKFCAGYRNGTSACNGDSGSAFQVFLPDNERDESPDAVGAWYIRGIVSVTLSRVDVAICNPDEYVVFTDVEKYKTWIDNNISNM